A stretch of the Arachis stenosperma cultivar V10309 chromosome 6, arast.V10309.gnm1.PFL2, whole genome shotgun sequence genome encodes the following:
- the LOC130935017 gene encoding DNA repair protein UVH3 isoform X2 gives MGVHGLWELLAPVGRRVSVETLAGKTLAVDASIWMVQFMKAMRDEKGEMVRNAHLLGFFRRICKLLFLRTKPVFVFDGGTPALKRRTVIARRRQRENAQAKVRKTAEKLLLNHLKALRLKEVADDIKNQRLQQKSDAKGCKKPDRMDFVDSDPGKSNMKEINEMSSAKLAATEAGNFLQEVVSRSRNQEELDEMLAASISAEENGMLAGKEVPSTVPNTSEEKFDTDGELILLKGKKTKAPVEDELQNQREVNDRGKGKGILFRESDLGGCSSKCDNVISTNDNQDKIDEMLAASIAAEGIAKSMSNASTFFEASAIEEEDGDYDEDEEMILPAMHGGVDPAVLASLPPSMQLDLLVQIRERLIAENRQKYQKVKKDPAKFSELQIEAYLKTVAFRREIDEVQKAAAGRGVGGIQTSRIASEANREYIFSSSFTGDKQELASSRAEKNDDAHRKAQGTHPVENLANIIASAGSNTTSGLVCNEPSESVDERIQTFLDERGQFRVSRSRAMGMRMTRDLQRNLDLMKEIELERTHINKASNIDAILSAENNGPSKSSGTNSVGKLKTMNVDLVGECAQNEQSVFDKDTSIEVSFEYDSKNALIDAEDEIFANLVGGNSGTVFHADGTPAKEHPSNSDSDCDWEEGIVEGKNTFIPGNNKVEWNSSVAEGDNNDESEVEWEEGACDGDKSTICCPSETGKKPTRGQLEEESNLQEAIRRSLETIGDGELKHLSSVDEHSNADEKKLDYGLTHGDYLDVSGAMTLNDEDAFLKIKNSMAVSSSPREDGSKQNIFHGNVDADGYVNSQTSDFPRGQSKSYVASISSNLDILIEKPNVLNRCSHSEYSTSDANMMKDNDHMAAEQLLDKHCDDTKVSSDGKNVSKDNPLGSTESSLKGSTENVDIGPKLAAVDNDGSFRGERNIDLVKNAVNTSGDFPAHVDEVRLEEEIRILGQEYINLENEQKKLERNAESVNSELFTECQELLQMFGLPYIIAPMEAEAQCAFLETAKLVDGVITDDSDVLLFGARNVYKNIFDDRKYVETYFMEDIEKELGLSREKLVRMALLLGSDYTEGVSGIGIVNAIEVVNAFPEKDGLLKFRQWVESPDPTILGWLNTKGGSNTRKKGSKEPSSDQINSHIKEQEDSLDCDQEIKQTFFEKHRNVSKNWHIPSSFPSETVISAYYSPQVDKSTEPVTWGKPDHLVLRKLCWEKFGWTSQKADELLLPVLKEYNKHETQLRLEAFYSFNERFAKIRSKRIKKAVKGITGKQPSELKDDFNSGKSRRGNHLESEDKNFENLKATKESLESLKKPKVKESRKRKNDGDTLGKAMSKRKTIIDGPSSASGMSAVENLQPGTESEKDQSDSNPLISNRSGRGRGRGRSLAVKHGRKKESLIYQSSGTSSSSSDTDDHVDMSKVPQEVRRSSRSRKPVNYSLENLEDEELNELFDTRNQSSLCEENLSDIPGACGDSATGLSRGKESDMISSAPTRNFPRDDLGSEGQFFTDADETTHPDPGIGDGDITVNADSCDDYLKLGGGFCLDDSDEPSNQNAVDGVNTADTEGFLHCSVMMDETDHHKNGSEILFSGTDNARSEMQEGRNAYNVDNEPNDNLPNLSANDQNEMGVSVPENVNHNNGNYNGAFSAMPFLRKKRKK, from the exons GCCGCGTCTCCGTCGAGACCCTCGCCGGAAAAACCCTTGCAGTCG ATGCGAGCATATGGATGGTGCAATTTATGAAGGCGATGCGCGATGAGAAGGGCGAAATGGTTCGAAACGCTCACTTGCTGGGCTTCTTTCGTCGAATTTGCAAGCTCTTGTTCCTCAGGACAAAGCCAGTCTTCGTCTTCGACGGCGGAACCCCCGCCCTAAAGCGCCGCACCGTCATCGCCCGCCGCAGGCAGCGTGAGAACGCCCAAGCCAAAGTCCGCAAGACTGCAGAGAAATTACTTCTCAATCAC TTAAAGGCATTGAGGTTGAAAGAAGTTGCTGATGACATTAAGAACCAGAGGCTGCAGCAGAAGAGTGATGCCAAGGGATGCAAAAAACCTGATCGGATGGACTTTGTCGATAGTGATCCGGGAAAAAGTAACATGAAAGAGATAAATGAAAT GTCTTCAGCTAAACTTGCAGCTACAGAGGCAGGAAATTTCTTGCAAGAAGTTGTGTCAAGAAGTCGCAACCAGGAGGAACTTGATGAAAT GTTGGCAGCATCTATATCTGCAGAGGAGAATGGAATGCTAGCCGGGAAAGAAGTGCCATCTACTGTACCTAATACTTCAGAGGAGAAATTTGACACAGATGGAGAATTGATACTG CTTAaaggaaagaaaacaaaagcaccAGTGGAAGATGAACTGCAGAACCAACGTGAGGTCAATGATAGGGGCAAGGGTAAGGGGATTCTGTTTAGAGAAAGTGACTTGGGTGGTTGTAGCTCAAAATGTGACAATGTGATATCAACAAATGACAATCAAGACAAAATTGATGAAAT GTTAGCAGCCTCTATTGCTGCGGAGGGCATTGCAAAGTCTATGAGTAATGCATCAACTTTTTTTGAGGCTTCAGCCATTGAGGAAGAGGATGGTGACTATGATGAAGATGAAGAGATGATACTG CCTGCAATGCATGGTGGAGTTGATCCAGCTGTTCTGGCTTCTTTACCTCCATCAATGCAACTGGATCTCCTAGTTCAG ATAAGAGAGCGATTAATTGCAGAGAATCGACAAAAGTATCAAAAAGTAAAGAAG GATCCTGCAAAATTTTCTGAGCTACAAATAGAAGCTTACCTTAAAACAGTTGCTTTTCGACGAGAGATAGATGAAGTGCAAAAAGCTGCTGCTGGAAGAGGAGTAGGGGGTATCCAAACTTCACGGATTGCATCTGAAGCCAACAGGGAGTACATATTCTCATCATCTTTTACTGGTGACAAACA AGAACTTGCATCAAGCAGAGCAGAGAAAAATGATGATGCTCATCGTAAGGCTCAAGGAACACATCCTGTGGAGAATCTTGCTAATATTATTGCATCAGCTGGTTCTAATACTACAAGTGGATTGGTTTGCAATGAACCTAGTGAATCTGTTGATGAAAGAATTCAGACCTTCCTAGATGAGAGGGGTCAATTTCGAGTTAGCAGATCAAGAGCTATGGGGATGCGTATGACCCGAGATTTGCAAAGAAATTTGGACTTGATGAAGGAGATTGAGCTGGAAAGAACACATATCAACAAGGCTTCAAATATTGATGCAATTTTGAGTGCAGAGAATAATGGTCCATCAAAAAGTTCTGGGACCAATTCTGTTGGTAAATTAAAAACTATGAATGTTGATCTAGTTGGTGAGTGTGCACAAAATGAGCAATCTGTCTTTGACAAGGATACTTCTATAGAGGTATCCTTTGAATACGATAGCAAGAATGCACTCATTGATGCTGAAGATGAAATATTTGCTAATTTAGTAGGAGGAAATTCAGGGACAGTATTTCATGCTGATGGAACTCCAGCAAAAGAACATCCTTCTAATTCAGATTCAGATTGTGACTGGGAGGAAGGAATTGTTGAAGGGAAGAATACCTTCATTCCTGGAAATAATAAAGTGGAATGGAATTCTTCTGTTGCTGAAGGGGATAATAATGATGAGAGTGAAGTAGAATGGGAGGAAGGAGCTTGTGATGGTGATAAAAGTACCATATGTTGCCCATCTGAGACTGGGAAAAAGCCAACTCGAGGACAATTGGAGGAGGAGTCTAATTTGCAGGAAGCAATTAGGAGAAGTCTTGAGACTATAGGAGATGGAGAGCTTAAGCACCTATCATCTGTAGATGAGCATTCAAATGCTGATGAGAAAAAATTGGATTATGGATTAACCCATGGTGATTATTTGGATGTTTCTGGTGCAATGACTTTAAATGATGAAGATGCATTTCTGAAGATCAAAAATAGTATGGCTGTTTCATCTTCTCCAAGGGAAGATGGTtctaaacaaaatatatttcaTGGAAATGTGGATGCCGATGGTTATGTCAACTCCCAAACTTCTGATTTTCCTAGGGGTCAGTCAAAGTCATATGTAGCTTCTATTTCTAGTAACCTGGATATATTGATTGAAAAGCCTAATGTACTGAATAGATGCTCTCATTCTGAATATTCGACTTCAGATGCAAATATGATGAAGGACAATGACCATATGGCTGCAGAACAATTGTTGGATAAACATTGTGATGATACTAAGGTGTCTTCCGATGGCAAAAATGTTTCCAAGGATAATCCACTTGGTTCCACTG AATCATCCTTGAAGGGATCAACAGAAAATGTTGATATTGGGCCAAAGTTAGCTGCAGTGGACAATGATGGAAGCTTCAGAGGAGAAAGAAATATTGATCTTGTGAAAAATGCAGTTAACACCTCAGGAGATTTTCCAGCACATGTAGACGAGGTTAGATTGGAGGAGGAAATACGAATACTTGGTCAAGAATATATAAACCTTGAAAATGAGCAGAAGAAACTTGAAAGAAATGCAGAATCTGTCAACAGTGAATTGTTCACAGAATGTCAG GAATTACTGCAAATGTTTGGTTTGCCATATATTATTGCCCCAATGGAAGCTGAGGCACAGTGTGCTTTCTTGGAAACTGCAAAACTGGTTGATGGTGTTATAACTGATGATTCTGATGTCCTTCTATTTGGAGCTCGTAATGTTTACAAGAATATATTTGATGATCGCAAATATGTAGAGACATACTTCATGGAG GACATTGAGAAGGAACTTGGATTGAGCAGGGAAAAATTAGTACGCATGGCACTACTACTTGGGAGTGATTATACTGAAGGTGTAAG TGGCATTGGGATTGTCAATGCTATTGAGGTTGTGAATGCGTTCCCTGAGAAAGATGGCCTCTTGAAATTCCGCCAGTGGGTTGAATCACCAGATCCCACCATTCTTGGATGGTTGAATACAAAGGGTGGATCAAATACAAGAAAGAAAGGATCAAAAGAGCCTTCATCAGATCAAATTAATAGTCATATTAAGGAACAAGAGGATTCGCTggattgtgaccaagaaatCAAGCAAACCTTTTTTGAGAAACAT AGAAATGTTAGCAAGAATTGGCATATTCCATCTTCTTTTCCAAGTGAAACAGTTATATCTGCTTATTATTCTCCACAAGTTGACAAGTCAACCGAGCCTGTCACCTGGGGAAAGCCAGATCATCTTGTTCTTCGAAA ATTGTGCTGGGAGAAATTTGGGTGGACTAGCCAGAAAGCAGATGAATTACTATTACCTGTTTTAAAGGAATATAACAAACATGAG ACTCAACTGCGTTTGGAAGCGTTTTATAGTTTCAATGAACGATTTGCAAAAATTCGTAGCAAGAGAATTAAGAAAGCTGTAAAAGGGATTACTGGTAAGCAGCCTTCAGAATTGAAAGATGATTTCAACAGTGGCAAGAGTAGGAGAGGAAATCATCTAGAATCTGAGGACAAAAATTTTGAGAATCTAAAGGCGACAAAGGAAAGTCTTGAAAGTTTGAAGAAACCTAAAGTGAAAGAATCAAGGAAAAGGAAGAATGATGGAGACACTCTTGGGAAGGCAATGTCAAAGAGAAAGACAATCATTGATGGTCCTTCTTCAGCTTCTGGTATGTCTGCAGTGGAGAATTTACAGCCGGGTACTGAGTCTGAAAAAGACCAAAGTGATAGTAATCCATTGATTTCAAATAGAAGTGGGAGGGGCAGAGGAAGAGGCAGAAGTTTGGCAGTAAAACATGGAAGGAAAAAGGAAAGTCTCATTTATCAATCATCTGGAACGTCATCTTCCAGTAGCGACACTGATGATCATGTTGATATGTCAAAAGTTCCTCAAGAGGTTCGAAGG TCCTCACGTTCCAGAAAACCTGTCAATTATTCACTTGAGAACCTAGAAGATGAAGAACTCAATGAGTTGTTTGATACGAGGAATCAATCATCCTTGTGTGAAGAGAATTTATCTGATATTCCTGGTGCATGTGGGGATTCTGCAACTGGTTTAAGCAGAGGTAAAGAGAGTGATATGATAAGTAGTGCTCCAACCAGGAACTTCCCTAGAGACGATCTTGGGTCGGAAGGTCAATTTTTCACGGATGCTGATGAAACTACTCATCCAGATCCAGGAATTGGTGATGGTGATATTACTGTTAATGCTGACTCTTGTGATGACTACCTTAAACTAGGAGGTGGTTTTTGTTTAGATGATAGTGATGAACCTAGCAATCAGAATGCAGTTGATGGTGTCAATACTGCTGATACTGAAGGATTTCTGCACTGTTCTGTTATGATGGATGAGACTGACCATCATAAAAATGGTTCTGAGATATTATTTTCAGGCACCGATAATGCTCGCAGCGAGATGCAAGAGGGACGCAATGCCTACAATGTTGACAACGAGCCAAATGATAACCTTCCAAATCTTAGTGCCAATGATCAAAATGAAATGGGGGTCTCTGTACCTGAGAATGTTAATCATAATAATGGAAACTACAATGGGGCATTTAGTGCAATGCCATTTTTGaggaaaaaaaggaagaagtag
- the LOC130935017 gene encoding DNA repair protein UVH3 isoform X4: protein MKSTEAGNFLQEVVSRSRNQEELDEMLAASISAEENGMLAGKEVPSTVPNTSEEKFDTDGELILPCDNEVDLAVLAALPQSMQLDILAQLKGKKTKAPVEDELQNQREVNDRGKGKGILFRESDLGGCSSKCDNVISTNDNQDKIDEMLAASIAAEGIAKSMSNASTFFEASAIEEEDGDYDEDEEMILPAMHGGVDPAVLASLPPSMQLDLLVQIRERLIAENRQKYQKVKKDPAKFSELQIEAYLKTVAFRREIDEVQKAAAGRGVGGIQTSRIASEANREYIFSSSFTGDKQELASSRAEKNDDAHRKAQGTHPVENLANIIASAGSNTTSGLVCNEPSESVDERIQTFLDERGQFRVSRSRAMGMRMTRDLQRNLDLMKEIELERTHINKASNIDAILSAENNGPSKSSGTNSVGKLKTMNVDLVGECAQNEQSVFDKDTSIEVSFEYDSKNALIDAEDEIFANLVGGNSGTVFHADGTPAKEHPSNSDSDCDWEEGIVEGKNTFIPGNNKVEWNSSVAEGDNNDESEVEWEEGACDGDKSTICCPSETGKKPTRGQLEEESNLQEAIRRSLETIGDGELKHLSSVDEHSNADEKKLDYGLTHGDYLDVSGAMTLNDEDAFLKIKNSMAVSSSPREDGSKQNIFHGNVDADGYVNSQTSDFPRGQSKSYVASISSNLDILIEKPNVLNRCSHSEYSTSDANMMKDNDHMAAEQLLDKHCDDTKVSSDGKNVSKDNPLGSTESSLKGSTENVDIGPKLAAVDNDGSFRGERNIDLVKNAVNTSGDFPAHVDEVRLEEEIRILGQEYINLENEQKKLERNAESVNSELFTECQELLQMFGLPYIIAPMEAEAQCAFLETAKLVDGVITDDSDVLLFGARNVYKNIFDDRKYVETYFMEDIEKELGLSREKLVRMALLLGSDYTEGVSGIGIVNAIEVVNAFPEKDGLLKFRQWVESPDPTILGWLNTKGGSNTRKKGSKEPSSDQINSHIKEQEDSLDCDQEIKQTFFEKHRNVSKNWHIPSSFPSETVISAYYSPQVDKSTEPVTWGKPDHLVLRKLCWEKFGWTSQKADELLLPVLKEYNKHETQLRLEAFYSFNERFAKIRSKRIKKAVKGITGKQPSELKDDFNSGKSRRGNHLESEDKNFENLKATKESLESLKKPKVKESRKRKNDGDTLGKAMSKRKTIIDGPSSASGMSAVENLQPGTESEKDQSDSNPLISNRSGRGRGRGRSLAVKHGRKKESLIYQSSGTSSSSSDTDDHVDMSKVPQEVRRSSRSRKPVNYSLENLEDEELNELFDTRNQSSLCEENLSDIPGACGDSATGLSRGKESDMISSAPTRNFPRDDLGSEGQFFTDADETTHPDPGIGDGDITVNADSCDDYLKLGGGFCLDDSDEPSNQNAVDGVNTADTEGFLHCSVMMDETDHHKNGSEILFSGTDNARSEMQEGRNAYNVDNEPNDNLPNLSANDQNEMGVSVPENVNHNNGNYNGAFSAMPFLRKKRKK, encoded by the exons ATGAAAT CTACAGAGGCAGGAAATTTCTTGCAAGAAGTTGTGTCAAGAAGTCGCAACCAGGAGGAACTTGATGAAAT GTTGGCAGCATCTATATCTGCAGAGGAGAATGGAATGCTAGCCGGGAAAGAAGTGCCATCTACTGTACCTAATACTTCAGAGGAGAAATTTGACACAGATGGAGAATTGATACTG CCTTGTGACAATGAAGTAGATTTAGCTGTTTTAGCTGCTTTACCACAGTCAATGCAACTTGATATTCTTGCACAG CTTAaaggaaagaaaacaaaagcaccAGTGGAAGATGAACTGCAGAACCAACGTGAGGTCAATGATAGGGGCAAGGGTAAGGGGATTCTGTTTAGAGAAAGTGACTTGGGTGGTTGTAGCTCAAAATGTGACAATGTGATATCAACAAATGACAATCAAGACAAAATTGATGAAAT GTTAGCAGCCTCTATTGCTGCGGAGGGCATTGCAAAGTCTATGAGTAATGCATCAACTTTTTTTGAGGCTTCAGCCATTGAGGAAGAGGATGGTGACTATGATGAAGATGAAGAGATGATACTG CCTGCAATGCATGGTGGAGTTGATCCAGCTGTTCTGGCTTCTTTACCTCCATCAATGCAACTGGATCTCCTAGTTCAG ATAAGAGAGCGATTAATTGCAGAGAATCGACAAAAGTATCAAAAAGTAAAGAAG GATCCTGCAAAATTTTCTGAGCTACAAATAGAAGCTTACCTTAAAACAGTTGCTTTTCGACGAGAGATAGATGAAGTGCAAAAAGCTGCTGCTGGAAGAGGAGTAGGGGGTATCCAAACTTCACGGATTGCATCTGAAGCCAACAGGGAGTACATATTCTCATCATCTTTTACTGGTGACAAACA AGAACTTGCATCAAGCAGAGCAGAGAAAAATGATGATGCTCATCGTAAGGCTCAAGGAACACATCCTGTGGAGAATCTTGCTAATATTATTGCATCAGCTGGTTCTAATACTACAAGTGGATTGGTTTGCAATGAACCTAGTGAATCTGTTGATGAAAGAATTCAGACCTTCCTAGATGAGAGGGGTCAATTTCGAGTTAGCAGATCAAGAGCTATGGGGATGCGTATGACCCGAGATTTGCAAAGAAATTTGGACTTGATGAAGGAGATTGAGCTGGAAAGAACACATATCAACAAGGCTTCAAATATTGATGCAATTTTGAGTGCAGAGAATAATGGTCCATCAAAAAGTTCTGGGACCAATTCTGTTGGTAAATTAAAAACTATGAATGTTGATCTAGTTGGTGAGTGTGCACAAAATGAGCAATCTGTCTTTGACAAGGATACTTCTATAGAGGTATCCTTTGAATACGATAGCAAGAATGCACTCATTGATGCTGAAGATGAAATATTTGCTAATTTAGTAGGAGGAAATTCAGGGACAGTATTTCATGCTGATGGAACTCCAGCAAAAGAACATCCTTCTAATTCAGATTCAGATTGTGACTGGGAGGAAGGAATTGTTGAAGGGAAGAATACCTTCATTCCTGGAAATAATAAAGTGGAATGGAATTCTTCTGTTGCTGAAGGGGATAATAATGATGAGAGTGAAGTAGAATGGGAGGAAGGAGCTTGTGATGGTGATAAAAGTACCATATGTTGCCCATCTGAGACTGGGAAAAAGCCAACTCGAGGACAATTGGAGGAGGAGTCTAATTTGCAGGAAGCAATTAGGAGAAGTCTTGAGACTATAGGAGATGGAGAGCTTAAGCACCTATCATCTGTAGATGAGCATTCAAATGCTGATGAGAAAAAATTGGATTATGGATTAACCCATGGTGATTATTTGGATGTTTCTGGTGCAATGACTTTAAATGATGAAGATGCATTTCTGAAGATCAAAAATAGTATGGCTGTTTCATCTTCTCCAAGGGAAGATGGTtctaaacaaaatatatttcaTGGAAATGTGGATGCCGATGGTTATGTCAACTCCCAAACTTCTGATTTTCCTAGGGGTCAGTCAAAGTCATATGTAGCTTCTATTTCTAGTAACCTGGATATATTGATTGAAAAGCCTAATGTACTGAATAGATGCTCTCATTCTGAATATTCGACTTCAGATGCAAATATGATGAAGGACAATGACCATATGGCTGCAGAACAATTGTTGGATAAACATTGTGATGATACTAAGGTGTCTTCCGATGGCAAAAATGTTTCCAAGGATAATCCACTTGGTTCCACTG AATCATCCTTGAAGGGATCAACAGAAAATGTTGATATTGGGCCAAAGTTAGCTGCAGTGGACAATGATGGAAGCTTCAGAGGAGAAAGAAATATTGATCTTGTGAAAAATGCAGTTAACACCTCAGGAGATTTTCCAGCACATGTAGACGAGGTTAGATTGGAGGAGGAAATACGAATACTTGGTCAAGAATATATAAACCTTGAAAATGAGCAGAAGAAACTTGAAAGAAATGCAGAATCTGTCAACAGTGAATTGTTCACAGAATGTCAG GAATTACTGCAAATGTTTGGTTTGCCATATATTATTGCCCCAATGGAAGCTGAGGCACAGTGTGCTTTCTTGGAAACTGCAAAACTGGTTGATGGTGTTATAACTGATGATTCTGATGTCCTTCTATTTGGAGCTCGTAATGTTTACAAGAATATATTTGATGATCGCAAATATGTAGAGACATACTTCATGGAG GACATTGAGAAGGAACTTGGATTGAGCAGGGAAAAATTAGTACGCATGGCACTACTACTTGGGAGTGATTATACTGAAGGTGTAAG TGGCATTGGGATTGTCAATGCTATTGAGGTTGTGAATGCGTTCCCTGAGAAAGATGGCCTCTTGAAATTCCGCCAGTGGGTTGAATCACCAGATCCCACCATTCTTGGATGGTTGAATACAAAGGGTGGATCAAATACAAGAAAGAAAGGATCAAAAGAGCCTTCATCAGATCAAATTAATAGTCATATTAAGGAACAAGAGGATTCGCTggattgtgaccaagaaatCAAGCAAACCTTTTTTGAGAAACAT AGAAATGTTAGCAAGAATTGGCATATTCCATCTTCTTTTCCAAGTGAAACAGTTATATCTGCTTATTATTCTCCACAAGTTGACAAGTCAACCGAGCCTGTCACCTGGGGAAAGCCAGATCATCTTGTTCTTCGAAA ATTGTGCTGGGAGAAATTTGGGTGGACTAGCCAGAAAGCAGATGAATTACTATTACCTGTTTTAAAGGAATATAACAAACATGAG ACTCAACTGCGTTTGGAAGCGTTTTATAGTTTCAATGAACGATTTGCAAAAATTCGTAGCAAGAGAATTAAGAAAGCTGTAAAAGGGATTACTGGTAAGCAGCCTTCAGAATTGAAAGATGATTTCAACAGTGGCAAGAGTAGGAGAGGAAATCATCTAGAATCTGAGGACAAAAATTTTGAGAATCTAAAGGCGACAAAGGAAAGTCTTGAAAGTTTGAAGAAACCTAAAGTGAAAGAATCAAGGAAAAGGAAGAATGATGGAGACACTCTTGGGAAGGCAATGTCAAAGAGAAAGACAATCATTGATGGTCCTTCTTCAGCTTCTGGTATGTCTGCAGTGGAGAATTTACAGCCGGGTACTGAGTCTGAAAAAGACCAAAGTGATAGTAATCCATTGATTTCAAATAGAAGTGGGAGGGGCAGAGGAAGAGGCAGAAGTTTGGCAGTAAAACATGGAAGGAAAAAGGAAAGTCTCATTTATCAATCATCTGGAACGTCATCTTCCAGTAGCGACACTGATGATCATGTTGATATGTCAAAAGTTCCTCAAGAGGTTCGAAGG TCCTCACGTTCCAGAAAACCTGTCAATTATTCACTTGAGAACCTAGAAGATGAAGAACTCAATGAGTTGTTTGATACGAGGAATCAATCATCCTTGTGTGAAGAGAATTTATCTGATATTCCTGGTGCATGTGGGGATTCTGCAACTGGTTTAAGCAGAGGTAAAGAGAGTGATATGATAAGTAGTGCTCCAACCAGGAACTTCCCTAGAGACGATCTTGGGTCGGAAGGTCAATTTTTCACGGATGCTGATGAAACTACTCATCCAGATCCAGGAATTGGTGATGGTGATATTACTGTTAATGCTGACTCTTGTGATGACTACCTTAAACTAGGAGGTGGTTTTTGTTTAGATGATAGTGATGAACCTAGCAATCAGAATGCAGTTGATGGTGTCAATACTGCTGATACTGAAGGATTTCTGCACTGTTCTGTTATGATGGATGAGACTGACCATCATAAAAATGGTTCTGAGATATTATTTTCAGGCACCGATAATGCTCGCAGCGAGATGCAAGAGGGACGCAATGCCTACAATGTTGACAACGAGCCAAATGATAACCTTCCAAATCTTAGTGCCAATGATCAAAATGAAATGGGGGTCTCTGTACCTGAGAATGTTAATCATAATAATGGAAACTACAATGGGGCATTTAGTGCAATGCCATTTTTGaggaaaaaaaggaagaagtag